Proteins from a genomic interval of Methanoplanus endosymbiosus:
- a CDS encoding beta-propeller domain-containing protein: protein MEKKTGFTVVMILLIAGVITVAGIFAYALLFYPGPYGDDGNGLIRVTDEDGLKDYLEKYSQDNSYSRYDYPETVFFAYGGMAEESLSTGRTDSENYMQKTAVQDSMPPAASQSLPYTVAGDSGASDYSETNVQVKGVDEADYVKNDGKYIYILRDSLLTIVDAYPAEKSGIVSETEIPGYRTTDLFLQGDRLVVFADGYEEEWITPEGSSVPVPVTEDAAKAYIYDISDRSAPEIVHEITMPGDYSDARMTDGWIYAVTKKPVNRYDTGMPVVKMDGKAVSEPDVWCPPVPYNDFVMYTITSFDTSGSEVADTESFLLGWDDTMYASAKNIYLSYMKNMPYYRGMLAEEDTDSNGPESVIHRFSIGKGDIEYKSTGTVPGRFLNQWSLDEYNDNLRVATTVNNYGRGEISRYNSVYVLNPNLDITGRLEYIAPDERIYSARFAGDRLYLVTFKEMDPFFVIDLSNPDKPGILGELKIPGYSDYLHPYDKDHIIGIGKSAEKNEWGGVSTTGLKVALFDVTDVNSPVLTDSVEIGDYGSDSEALRDHKALLFDKEKNILVLPVWEIASVPVDESLYGNYEKSYTKEIFNGAYVFGIDPDTGFILKGKVKQGDSEMSSYYRSGPEVVKRSLYMDDVLYTVSDEEIVMSSLKDLSIRINEVMLRDDTAYTKPGYNMVW, encoded by the coding sequence ATGGAAAAGAAAACGGGATTTACAGTAGTGATGATACTGCTCATTGCAGGCGTAATTACAGTTGCAGGGATATTTGCATATGCCCTTCTCTTCTATCCGGGGCCATACGGCGATGATGGGAACGGCCTCATCAGGGTTACAGATGAGGACGGACTGAAAGATTATCTTGAAAAATACAGTCAGGATAACTCATACAGCAGATATGACTATCCTGAAACAGTCTTTTTCGCTTATGGCGGGATGGCTGAAGAATCCTTATCAACGGGCAGAACGGATTCAGAAAATTATATGCAGAAAACAGCAGTGCAGGACTCAATGCCTCCGGCAGCCTCTCAAAGCCTGCCTTATACGGTTGCGGGCGACAGCGGCGCATCCGATTATTCGGAGACAAATGTCCAGGTAAAAGGGGTTGATGAAGCTGATTATGTCAAAAATGACGGAAAGTACATCTACATACTCAGAGACAGCCTTCTGACGATAGTGGACGCATATCCGGCAGAGAAATCAGGCATTGTATCGGAGACAGAAATTCCGGGATACAGGACTACTGATCTCTTCCTGCAGGGTGACCGGCTTGTGGTCTTTGCAGACGGTTATGAGGAAGAATGGATAACGCCTGAGGGCAGTTCTGTCCCGGTTCCTGTAACAGAGGATGCCGCAAAGGCCTATATCTATGACATATCAGACCGCTCCGCACCGGAAATTGTGCATGAGATAACAATGCCCGGAGATTACAGTGATGCACGTATGACAGACGGGTGGATTTATGCAGTAACCAAAAAGCCGGTGAACAGGTATGACACCGGCATGCCGGTTGTCAAAATGGATGGTAAAGCTGTATCAGAACCGGATGTCTGGTGTCCGCCGGTTCCGTACAATGACTTTGTGATGTACACCATAACATCCTTTGACACTTCCGGCAGTGAAGTTGCAGATACAGAATCCTTCCTCCTTGGATGGGACGATACGATGTATGCCTCAGCGAAGAATATCTACCTGAGCTATATGAAGAATATGCCATATTACCGGGGCATGCTTGCAGAAGAAGATACGGACAGCAACGGGCCGGAAAGTGTCATACACAGGTTTTCAATCGGAAAGGGAGATATTGAATATAAGTCCACCGGAACAGTGCCGGGCAGGTTTTTAAACCAGTGGTCTCTGGACGAATACAATGACAATCTCAGAGTTGCAACAACAGTAAACAACTATGGCAGAGGAGAGATCAGCAGATACAACTCGGTCTATGTATTAAACCCAAATCTGGATATTACAGGCAGACTTGAGTACATTGCACCTGATGAGAGAATATACTCCGCAAGGTTTGCCGGAGACAGGCTGTACCTTGTAACATTTAAAGAGATGGACCCGTTCTTTGTAATTGACCTCTCAAACCCGGATAAACCGGGAATTCTTGGCGAACTGAAGATACCCGGATATTCAGACTATCTGCATCCCTATGATAAAGACCATATAATCGGTATAGGAAAATCTGCTGAAAAGAATGAGTGGGGAGGGGTAAGCACAACAGGACTGAAGGTTGCACTCTTTGATGTAACAGATGTCAACAGTCCGGTATTAACCGACAGTGTTGAGATCGGAGATTATGGATCTGATTCTGAGGCACTGAGGGATCATAAGGCACTCCTATTTGATAAAGAGAAGAATATACTCGTCCTTCCGGTATGGGAGATTGCCAGTGTGCCGGTTGATGAGAGCCTGTACGGGAATTATGAGAAGTCATATACAAAAGAGATCTTCAACGGTGCATATGTATTCGGAATTGATCCGGACACTGGATTTATCCTGAAAGGAAAGGTTAAGCAGGGCGATTCAGAAATGTCATCATATTACCGGAGCGGCCCGGAGGTTGTTAAAAGATCACTGTATATGGACGATGTACTGTACACAGTCTCAGACGAGGAGATAGTGATGAGCAGTCTGAAAGATCTGAGCATAAGAATAAATGAGGTCATGCTCAGGGACGATACAGCCTACACAAAGCCCGGTTACAATATGGTTTGGTAA
- a CDS encoding 3'-5' exoribonuclease YhaM family protein, which translates to MKNIYIEEITVGQKIDSLFLIENLSIKTRTGGLFITCTISDRTGTRECKIWGNRGSSEEEIERYYGLIAEGNIYRIAGEVREYKGSMEIHVNSGIEFLRYRENENNLNITDYIYSPVHPDEIKKQLEKHISGIKDSGIKKIVREAIKTSDGFYEKPAAKKNHHAYYGGLAHHTLEVVEIAAGITDSLPGIDIDRDIVIAGALIHDIGKADTFEKSGISFKPCPTYSLIGHISPAIERISKFRRYTDEDTFNHLLHIIQSHHGTYGDVMPQSTEAWAVHHADNISAMLNEVDSTLKDIKEGEFGWCKPVNSNLYRFPEKRAAGRENKNDQNRPETIREPEPEKQENTAGQRSLF; encoded by the coding sequence ATGAAAAATATCTATATTGAAGAGATAACGGTTGGACAGAAGATAGATTCACTTTTCCTCATCGAAAATCTGTCCATTAAAACAAGAACAGGCGGACTGTTCATAACATGCACAATATCAGACAGGACAGGGACAAGAGAATGCAAGATCTGGGGCAACAGAGGCAGCAGTGAGGAAGAGATTGAGAGATATTATGGACTGATTGCTGAGGGAAACATCTACAGAATTGCCGGGGAAGTGAGGGAATATAAAGGCTCAATGGAAATTCATGTAAATTCCGGCATAGAATTCCTGAGATACAGAGAGAATGAAAATAACCTCAATATTACAGATTATATCTATTCGCCCGTACATCCGGATGAGATTAAAAAACAGCTTGAAAAGCATATCTCCGGCATAAAGGACAGCGGGATTAAAAAGATCGTCAGAGAAGCTATAAAAACATCAGACGGATTTTATGAAAAACCGGCGGCGAAGAAGAACCATCACGCCTACTACGGCGGGCTTGCCCACCATACCCTTGAGGTTGTGGAGATCGCAGCCGGAATTACAGATTCACTGCCCGGAATTGATATTGACAGGGACATCGTCATCGCCGGAGCGCTTATTCATGATATAGGCAAGGCCGATACATTTGAGAAGTCAGGCATCTCATTTAAGCCATGCCCCACCTATTCACTGATCGGGCATATCAGCCCCGCAATCGAGAGGATATCAAAATTCAGGAGGTACACTGATGAAGATACCTTTAACCATCTGCTGCATATAATCCAGTCCCATCACGGCACGTATGGAGATGTAATGCCGCAGAGCACTGAGGCATGGGCAGTCCACCATGCCGACAATATCAGTGCCATGTTAAATGAGGTCGATTCAACGCTCAAAGATATTAAGGAAGGGGAATTTGGCTGGTGCAAACCTGTGAATTCAAACCTCTACAGATTCCCGGAAAAGAGAGCTGCCGGCAGAGAGAATAAGAATGATCAGAACAGACCTGAAACAATCAGAGAGCCGGAACCTGAAAAACAGGAGAACACTGCAGGCCAGAGAAGCCTCTTCTGA
- a CDS encoding dolichyl-phosphate beta-glucosyltransferase, with product MQNIKAGDCTIIVPAYNEEKRIKPFLESLSSFKGTIIFVCDGTDRTPDVIRNFSERISDKFPEIICLEYPERLGKGGGITAGILNSETQYVGFTDADGSTSESEMIRLFSYLSDYDCAIGSRWMKGSDVVVKQPFSRRVQSRLFNIAIRLILNIRFSDTQCGAKVFRRNALNDVLPDMKTKGFEYDAELLWRLTKKGYSIKEVPIVWENREDTSVGRADGAGMIIRLLKMRLGISP from the coding sequence ATGCAGAATATTAAGGCCGGGGACTGCACAATCATTGTTCCGGCATACAATGAGGAGAAGAGGATTAAACCCTTCCTTGAATCATTATCATCTTTTAAAGGCACAATAATCTTTGTCTGTGACGGAACTGACAGGACACCTGATGTCATACGGAATTTTTCGGAGAGAATATCGGATAAATTTCCGGAGATCATATGCCTTGAATATCCTGAAAGACTTGGGAAAGGCGGCGGCATAACTGCCGGAATTCTGAACTCAGAGACGCAGTATGTCGGATTTACAGATGCCGACGGATCTACCTCCGAGAGTGAGATGATACGCCTGTTTTCATATCTCTCTGATTATGACTGTGCAATAGGATCGAGGTGGATGAAAGGGTCAGATGTTGTGGTAAAGCAGCCGTTTTCCAGAAGGGTTCAGAGCCGCCTCTTCAATATTGCAATCAGGCTGATTCTGAATATACGTTTCAGCGACACACAGTGCGGCGCTAAAGTTTTCAGAAGAAATGCACTGAATGATGTTCTGCCCGATATGAAGACAAAAGGTTTTGAATATGATGCAGAACTGCTCTGGCGGCTTACGAAGAAGGGTTACAGCATAAAGGAAGTCCCAATTGTCTGGGAGAACAGGGAGGACACCTCAGTGGGACGTGCAGACGGTGCAGGAATGATAATCAGGCTCCTGAAGATGAGGCTTGGAATATCTCCATAA
- a CDS encoding DJ-1/PfpI family protein has translation MVVAPKRYREEEFEIPAEIFEEAGIEFDVASTKAGECEGMMGGIIEAKLAIKDAKESDYDGIVIVGGLGASDFLWSDDDLKTLTEEFGKSGKVIGAICLAPVILARAGLLKGRQATVFESPASLKLIEEGGANYLNIPVVSDMNIITANHPTVSKGFAEAIIEKLGC, from the coding sequence ATGGTGGTAGCACCTAAGAGATACAGGGAAGAGGAATTTGAAATACCCGCAGAAATCTTTGAGGAGGCCGGAATTGAATTTGATGTCGCATCAACAAAGGCAGGTGAGTGCGAAGGTATGATGGGGGGCATCATTGAGGCAAAACTTGCGATTAAGGACGCAAAAGAGTCAGATTATGACGGAATTGTGATTGTTGGCGGCCTTGGCGCAAGTGATTTCCTCTGGTCGGATGACGATCTGAAAACCCTCACTGAAGAGTTTGGAAAATCAGGGAAGGTCATAGGCGCAATATGCCTTGCACCGGTAATTCTGGCACGCGCAGGACTCTTAAAGGGCAGGCAGGCAACAGTCTTTGAATCACCTGCATCCTTAAAACTGATAGAAGAAGGGGGAGCAAATTACCTGAATATTCCGGTAGTCTCAGATATGAATATAATAACTGCAAATCATCCGACAGTATCAAAGGGATTTGCCGAAGCAATTATTGAAAAACTCGGCTGCTGA
- a CDS encoding PaaI family thioesterase: MSYIEDIKSKGNAANPYFCLMGIEAGDFGGGRAELSMKVRGDMLNGAGWLQGGVYVSLADEAMALAIFTVLEEGKGIATVSESTDYYKGLKSGILTAKAKIIKKTRKLIFAESITCSEDGSTVYSRTSASFLITG; the protein is encoded by the coding sequence ATGTCGTATATTGAAGATATTAAATCAAAAGGAAACGCTGCAAATCCTTACTTTTGCCTGATGGGCATTGAAGCAGGAGACTTTGGTGGCGGGCGGGCAGAACTGTCCATGAAAGTCAGGGGGGATATGTTAAACGGCGCAGGATGGCTTCAGGGCGGCGTATATGTATCACTGGCAGATGAGGCTATGGCTCTTGCGATATTTACAGTCCTTGAAGAGGGAAAGGGCATTGCAACAGTCTCCGAGTCAACAGATTATTACAAAGGTCTGAAGAGCGGAATTCTGACTGCTAAGGCAAAAATCATAAAAAAAACCAGAAAGCTGATCTTTGCTGAAAGTATAACCTGCTCAGAAGACGGCAGCACTGTCTATTCAAGGACTTCAGCATCTTTTCTTATCACCGGCTGA
- the pyrG gene encoding glutamine hydrolyzing CTP synthase yields the protein MKYIIVTGGVMSGLGKGITTASIGRILKNRGYRVTAVKIDPYLNIDAGTMNPAQHGEVFVLKDGGESDLDLGNYERFLDISLTSDHNITTGKVYQTVIEKERRGDYLGGTVQIIPHITNQIKEFITSAASNPLEDGVTADMCLVEVGGTVGDIESMPFLEAVRQMHGELPKEDIALVHVTLVPVDNMGDHKTKPTQHSVKMLRELGIHPDIIVGRSDVVMGVGTKKKISQFCDVSHRAVISAATAADIYEVPMEMEKEGLADVLRDLLGLEKKEADNDWYRVVSREYTNRASIAIVSKYGIEDVYLSIKEALRHAGRHLSTEVDIHWIDAESYDESELAEMDGILIPGGFGNRGIEGKIQAIRFARENKIPFLGLCLGFQMAVIEFSRDVLGWEGAGSEEMGAEKNVIAILPEQEDVTDLGGTMRLGNCDVDLMPGTMIEKLYGSRKITERHRHRYEVNPEYIDEIEEAGLKFTGRSGNRMEVCELPGSDAFFLATQFHPEFRSTPTKPSPPYLGFVDACKKYRMKEE from the coding sequence TTGAAGTATATAATTGTAACCGGCGGAGTTATGAGCGGTCTTGGTAAGGGAATCACCACCGCGTCGATAGGAAGAATCCTTAAGAACAGGGGCTACAGGGTTACTGCGGTCAAGATAGACCCTTACCTGAACATTGATGCAGGGACCATGAATCCGGCACAGCACGGAGAGGTTTTTGTCCTCAAAGACGGCGGAGAGTCTGATCTGGATCTTGGCAATTATGAGCGTTTCCTTGACATAAGCCTGACATCTGATCATAATATCACAACCGGAAAGGTGTACCAGACTGTTATTGAGAAGGAGAGGCGCGGCGATTATCTTGGAGGGACAGTTCAGATAATCCCGCACATCACAAACCAGATCAAGGAGTTCATCACCAGCGCAGCTTCAAATCCGCTTGAGGACGGAGTGACAGCCGATATGTGCCTCGTTGAGGTCGGCGGAACTGTTGGTGACATTGAGAGTATGCCTTTCCTTGAGGCTGTGCGCCAGATGCACGGTGAACTCCCAAAGGAGGACATAGCACTTGTCCATGTCACCCTTGTGCCTGTTGACAACATGGGCGATCACAAGACAAAGCCAACCCAGCATTCAGTAAAGATGCTCCGTGAGCTTGGTATTCATCCGGACATCATAGTCGGAAGAAGCGATGTTGTGATGGGTGTAGGTACAAAGAAGAAGATCTCACAGTTCTGTGATGTCTCACACCGCGCTGTCATCTCTGCCGCAACAGCGGCTGACATCTATGAAGTGCCGATGGAGATGGAGAAGGAAGGTCTTGCAGATGTCTTAAGAGATCTGCTGGGGCTTGAGAAGAAGGAGGCAGACAATGACTGGTACAGGGTTGTCAGCCGGGAGTACACCAACCGTGCCTCAATTGCAATCGTCAGCAAATACGGCATTGAGGACGTGTACCTGAGTATAAAAGAAGCACTGCGCCATGCAGGAAGGCATCTCTCAACCGAGGTTGATATCCACTGGATTGATGCTGAGTCATATGATGAGAGTGAACTTGCTGAGATGGACGGCATATTAATACCCGGAGGATTTGGTAACCGTGGTATTGAAGGAAAGATCCAGGCCATCAGGTTTGCAAGGGAGAATAAGATCCCATTCCTCGGACTCTGCCTTGGTTTTCAGATGGCAGTCATAGAATTCTCAAGAGATGTCCTTGGCTGGGAGGGAGCAGGTTCTGAGGAGATGGGTGCTGAAAAGAATGTCATTGCAATTCTTCCGGAACAGGAGGATGTAACTGACCTTGGCGGCACTATGAGACTTGGTAACTGTGATGTCGATCTGATGCCCGGAACTATGATTGAGAAACTGTACGGCAGCAGAAAGATTACTGAGAGGCACAGGCACAGGTATGAGGTAAATCCTGAATATATCGATGAGATCGAAGAGGCCGGCCTGAAATTCACCGGAAGGAGCGGCAACAGAATGGAAGTCTGTGAACTTCCGGGCAGTGATGCCTTCTTCCTGGCAACACAGTTCCACCCGGAATTCCGGTCAACACCGACAAAGCCTTCACCGCCATACCTTGGGTTTGTTGATGCGTGCAAAAAATACAGGATGAAAGAGGAGTAA
- the guaA gene encoding glutamine-hydrolyzing GMP synthase: protein MVNTEKFIESAIKEIRGKAEGKKVVMALSGGVDSSVCAELAKRAIGENLVSIYVDTGLMRKGETERIKSLFSDINLDVVDAGDEFIDALRGVSDPEVKRKIIGEKFIRIFEREAKKTGAAYLLQGTIYPDVIESEGGIKSHHNVGGLPYDIAFEGLIEPLIDLYKDEVRDVAGALELPLEIQHRMPFPGPGLAVRCVGEITEEKIEIVREANAIAEEELVEKFKPWQCLAAVIGLGTGVKGDVRLHGWIVSVRAVYSRDAMTADPVEVPWETLHRMATRITSEIPGVSRVVYDITPKPPATIEYE from the coding sequence ATGGTAAATACAGAAAAATTCATTGAAAGTGCAATAAAGGAAATCCGCGGGAAAGCCGAGGGTAAGAAAGTTGTAATGGCGCTCTCAGGCGGAGTTGATTCATCGGTATGTGCTGAGCTTGCAAAGCGCGCAATCGGTGAAAATCTCGTATCAATATATGTCGATACCGGACTTATGAGGAAGGGGGAGACTGAGAGAATTAAGTCTCTCTTCTCCGATATCAACCTTGATGTGGTTGATGCCGGGGACGAGTTTATTGATGCACTGAGGGGTGTCAGTGATCCTGAAGTGAAGAGAAAGATCATTGGTGAGAAGTTCATCAGAATCTTTGAGCGCGAGGCTAAGAAGACAGGAGCTGCATACCTTCTTCAGGGTACGATATACCCTGATGTCATAGAGAGTGAGGGCGGCATTAAGAGCCACCACAATGTCGGAGGTCTCCCATACGATATTGCATTTGAGGGCCTCATTGAGCCTCTCATTGATCTCTATAAGGATGAAGTGCGGGATGTCGCAGGTGCACTTGAACTTCCGCTCGAAATTCAGCACAGAATGCCCTTCCCCGGCCCCGGCCTTGCAGTGCGCTGTGTAGGTGAAATTACGGAAGAGAAGATTGAGATTGTAAGGGAGGCAAACGCAATTGCCGAGGAGGAACTTGTTGAAAAGTTTAAGCCGTGGCAGTGCCTTGCAGCTGTAATCGGACTTGGCACAGGAGTCAAGGGCGATGTCAGGCTTCACGGATGGATTGTCTCGGTAAGGGCGGTATATTCAAGGGATGCCATGACAGCAGACCCTGTGGAAGTGCCCTGGGAGACACTGCACCGTATGGCAACCAGAATCACATCCGAAATTCCGGGTGTATCAAGGGTTGTCTATGACATCACTCCAAAACCGCCCGCAACAATTGAATACGAGTAA
- a CDS encoding aspartate aminotransferase family protein: protein MKNNPDSKELDSRYFMQAFKRNLKIVKGSGSYVWDDEGKKYLDCVAGIAVCSTGHCHPKVVEAICSQAKELIHVSNLYYVPNQGELAEKLVEISGLKGGRVFMANSGAEANEAALKLARIRTGRSKFISFKDGFHGRTCASLAVTHKPAIREPFGPLQPYCDFTDYGDLEALTELADRDTAGIFVECIQGEAGVIPAPEGFLKGIRDICDDTGALMITDEVQTGMGRTGSWFAYQNAGVNPDIVSMAKGIASGFPMGAIVAREGLSFNPGEHGSTFAGGPIACAAALATIEVIEEILPQIPEKSERFRSGLAALNPRVNGLMIGISAGEEKCPGVQQRCQEKGVLVNCAGHGNLRIVPPLTISDSEIDSAVEAINASFD from the coding sequence ATGAAGAATAATCCGGACTCAAAAGAACTCGACAGCCGCTACTTTATGCAGGCATTTAAGCGCAATCTGAAGATCGTAAAGGGCAGCGGCTCATATGTCTGGGATGATGAAGGGAAGAAATACCTCGACTGTGTTGCAGGCATTGCTGTATGCAGTACGGGACACTGCCACCCAAAGGTTGTTGAGGCGATATGCAGTCAGGCAAAGGAGCTGATTCATGTCTCCAATTTATATTATGTACCCAACCAGGGTGAACTTGCAGAAAAGCTTGTGGAGATCTCCGGGCTTAAAGGCGGACGGGTGTTTATGGCAAACTCCGGTGCAGAAGCCAATGAGGCAGCCCTGAAGCTTGCAAGGATCAGAACCGGCAGGAGTAAGTTCATCTCGTTTAAGGATGGTTTTCACGGAAGAACCTGCGCTTCCCTTGCAGTGACCCACAAACCGGCTATACGTGAGCCTTTCGGGCCGCTTCAGCCATATTGTGACTTTACTGACTATGGTGATCTTGAAGCCTTAACAGAACTGGCCGACAGGGATACAGCAGGCATTTTTGTAGAATGTATCCAGGGTGAAGCAGGGGTTATTCCCGCACCTGAGGGCTTCCTTAAGGGAATCAGGGACATCTGTGATGACACCGGAGCGCTTATGATTACAGATGAAGTCCAGACCGGAATGGGACGTACAGGCAGCTGGTTTGCATACCAGAATGCCGGAGTAAATCCGGATATTGTCTCCATGGCAAAGGGTATTGCAAGCGGTTTTCCGATGGGTGCAATTGTTGCACGTGAGGGTTTATCATTCAATCCGGGTGAGCATGGCAGCACCTTCGCCGGCGGGCCGATAGCATGTGCGGCTGCGCTTGCAACCATTGAAGTGATAGAGGAGATTCTCCCGCAGATTCCGGAGAAGTCGGAGAGGTTCAGAAGCGGCCTTGCTGCTTTAAATCCGCGTGTAAACGGGCTTATGATCGGTATATCTGCCGGTGAGGAGAAATGTCCGGGAGTGCAGCAGAGATGCCAGGAGAAGGGCGTTCTGGTCAACTGTGCAGGGCATGGCAATCTGAGGATTGTTCCGCCGCTGACAATCTCGGACAGTGAGATTGATAGTGCTGTTGAGGCGATTAATGCGTCATTTGATTAG
- a CDS encoding pyridoxal phosphate-dependent aminotransferase → MRHLIRDVYSGGGYVFATKAADIARSAGYANPAKLASNENPYPPFPNAVRKAYGALEVCNRYPDEKMRELKDALAARHGDYTFVTGVGMDGVIETTLRALIDPGDRVSVSVPTFSFYGLAVRAQGGEFVGIGREDDFTVDPEVFIRKSKGCKLSFLCSPNNPSGTVTPPEVVAEILEGIDGLLFLDNAYVDFCDTDYRSLMKKYDNLIIGMTMSKAYGLAGMRVGYAFIPEWFEEYYNRAQTPFVMNSVSAAAAAGALEEPAYIEGYVSSVREWRKRFETETRFKAVPGGANFVMFDVSPYRGDEMVEMLAEKGVIVRSCTSFPGLGDNYIRVSIGEDWECERFLEVFNPL, encoded by the coding sequence ATGCGTCATTTGATTAGGGATGTTTATTCAGGCGGAGGCTATGTCTTTGCAACAAAAGCAGCAGACATAGCCCGCAGTGCCGGTTATGCCAATCCTGCAAAGCTTGCCAGCAATGAAAATCCTTACCCTCCCTTCCCTAATGCAGTAAGGAAGGCATATGGTGCCCTTGAGGTCTGCAACCGGTATCCTGATGAGAAGATGAGGGAGTTAAAGGATGCACTTGCAGCGAGGCATGGCGATTACACATTCGTAACCGGAGTTGGTATGGATGGCGTAATTGAGACCACTTTAAGGGCACTTATAGATCCGGGTGACAGAGTTTCGGTCTCAGTCCCTACATTCTCCTTTTATGGCCTTGCAGTAAGGGCGCAGGGCGGAGAGTTTGTCGGTATCGGAAGGGAGGATGACTTTACTGTTGACCCTGAGGTTTTCATCCGGAAATCTAAGGGCTGCAAGCTTTCATTTCTCTGTTCTCCGAATAATCCTTCCGGGACAGTGACACCTCCTGAAGTGGTTGCGGAGATTCTTGAGGGCATTGACGGGTTGCTCTTTTTAGACAATGCGTATGTTGATTTTTGTGATACTGATTACCGCTCTCTTATGAAGAAATATGACAACCTGATAATCGGGATGACGATGTCAAAGGCATATGGGCTTGCAGGTATGCGGGTTGGCTATGCCTTTATCCCTGAATGGTTTGAGGAGTACTATAACCGGGCGCAGACACCTTTTGTTATGAATTCTGTATCTGCGGCAGCGGCTGCGGGAGCTCTTGAAGAGCCTGCATATATTGAGGGTTATGTATCTTCTGTCAGGGAGTGGCGGAAGAGGTTTGAGACTGAAACCAGGTTTAAGGCAGTGCCGGGTGGTGCAAACTTTGTGATGTTCGATGTCTCCCCGTACAGGGGTGATGAAATGGTTGAGATGCTTGCAGAGAAGGGAGTTATTGTCAGGTCATGCACAAGTTTTCCGGGACTGGGTGATAACTACATTCGTGTCAGTATAGGGGAAGACTGGGAGTGTGAGAGGTTTTTAGAGGTGTTTAACCCGCTATGA
- a CDS encoding adenylate kinase family protein, whose protein sequence is MMAAVTGTPGTGKSTVAGILEARGFNVIRQNDTVKPYILERDSERNADVIDEDKWYEEFGKPDAVVEGHLTHILDADRVVILRLRPDILSQRLSSRGYPEEKVHENLEAECLDSVLIETLDIHPEEHILEIDCTFLTPEETADIIEEFLAGKVGYSFGNTDWSDYIGTLV, encoded by the coding sequence ATGATGGCTGCTGTAACCGGTACTCCGGGAACGGGCAAGTCAACTGTTGCCGGAATTCTTGAGGCACGCGGATTTAATGTTATAAGGCAGAATGATACAGTCAAACCCTATATCCTTGAGAGAGACTCTGAGAGGAATGCAGATGTCATTGATGAGGATAAATGGTATGAGGAGTTTGGGAAACCCGATGCGGTTGTTGAAGGCCATCTGACACATATCCTTGATGCAGACAGGGTTGTTATTTTAAGGCTCAGGCCCGATATTCTTTCACAGCGTCTGAGTTCGCGTGGATATCCGGAGGAGAAGGTTCATGAGAACCTTGAGGCTGAATGTCTGGATTCAGTACTGATTGAAACACTTGATATACATCCGGAAGAACATATTCTGGAGATTGACTGTACTTTTCTGACTCCTGAAGAGACAGCAGATATTATTGAAGAGTTTCTGGCCGGAAAAGTGGGTTATTCCTTTGGGAATACTGACTGGTCGGATTATATAGGTACATTAGTATGA
- a CDS encoding CDP-alcohol phosphatidyltransferase family protein, with product MTLDSFRPKVKGIIEPVARFSVRIGLRPDTCTVIAFIASVIAGYAFYISAVFAGVIFVFLNAFFDAIDGAIAREMHTASLKGDFLDHVLDRYADIVMICGIFAGSLAPWTVGVFALTGVIMSSYLGTQAQAVGAGRFYGGILGRADRLVLTIAAGLIFMAFPGYIAGLNAFGWLMVIFGVLGHFTAIQRFIHVWNNI from the coding sequence ATGACACTTGACAGCTTCAGACCAAAGGTAAAGGGAATTATTGAACCTGTGGCGAGATTTTCTGTCCGTATTGGCCTGAGGCCGGATACGTGCACAGTTATCGCTTTCATTGCTTCAGTGATTGCCGGATATGCTTTTTATATCTCAGCTGTATTTGCGGGTGTGATATTTGTCTTCCTTAATGCCTTTTTTGATGCTATTGACGGAGCTATTGCACGTGAGATGCATACTGCAAGCCTTAAAGGGGACTTTCTTGATCATGTCCTTGACAGATATGCTGATATCGTGATGATCTGCGGAATCTTTGCAGGCAGCCTTGCACCCTGGACGGTAGGGGTTTTTGCGCTTACCGGCGTAATTATGTCGTCATATCTCGGCACTCAGGCACAGGCTGTTGGTGCGGGCCGTTTCTATGGTGGAATTTTAGGGCGGGCCGACAGGCTTGTTCTGACAATAGCAGCAGGGTTAATATTTATGGCATTTCCGGGTTATATTGCCGGTCTGAATGCTTTTGGCTGGCTGATGGTTATATTCGGAGTTCTGGGGCATTTTACAGCTATTCAGCGTTTTATTCATGTCTGGAATAATATCTGA